In Cherax quadricarinatus isolate ZL_2023a chromosome 19, ASM3850222v1, whole genome shotgun sequence, the following are encoded in one genomic region:
- the LOC128688168 gene encoding uncharacterized protein translates to MWFPVTWFVVCMQVCGVWSGMAPAQPYMGRRKDCRCVPKSEVCAIEVLPLSVVAASSFAPYTCILGTRMCCDSEVPHYLHTDDYGSSPPDVDTLMVKVSSLERYHDKQLRYSTVGKRKNTIFNLEEPTTLNEEESEFLVSDAYSDPLTLINSHLTLPSDTEDDTDYVSHSLVEETDKYLITPNEHENLPDSTGESRDTRSESANGSLGYNYGRFIENKFNLFFTRDADNSSNSTQFSEYRNYTSVNATSTLLNSSPGNTQIQSASEEGSVNLPDSPYIFSLLATRYTDTMGVTKDSMSTNQFSISSEDLQTLETTSSISTDSTPVVQAEATLTSTVEDESDSNSSACDPSLAHCSSNKTPVAELDAVDQPEDSVANNESLPQAVFSMLVSSNSSSGTSEDTVLLDNLLDVTTPPDEDYGFWYWFWTWLFG, encoded by the exons ATGTGGTTTCCGGTGACGTGGTTCGTTGTATG CATGCAAGTGTGTGGAGTATGGAGCGGCATGGCTCCAGCACAACCATATATGGGCCGCAGGAAGGACTGTCGGTGTGTACCTAAATCTGAAGTCTGCGCCATAGAAGTACTTCCCCTCTCAGTCGTCGCCGCCTCGTCCTTCGCT CCATATACTTGCATCTTGGGTACTCGTATGTGCTGTGACTCTGAGGTCCCACATTACCTCCATACTGACGACTACGGTTCCAGTCCTCCAGACGTAGATAcactgatggtgaaagtttcttccTTGGAACGTTACCACGATAAACAGCTTCGCTACAGCACGG ttGGTAAAAGAAAGAATACCATCTTTAATCTCGAAGAGCCTACGACACTAAACGAAGAGGAATCTGAATTTCTCGTCTCTGACGCTTATTCAGATCCTCTTACTTTAATAAACTCCCACTTGACACTGCCTAGTGACACTGAAGATGACACTGACTATGTTTCTCATTCTCTAGTAGAAGAGACCGATAAATATCTTATTACACCCAACGAACATGAAAATCTGCCAgactctactggggaaagtagagaCACTCGCTCAGAGAGTGCTAACGGAAGCTTAGGCTACAACTATGGGCGCTTTATCGAGAATAAATTTAACTTATTTTTTACCAGAGATGCGGATAATTCGTCAAACTCTACCCAGTTTTCTGAATACAGGAACTACACTTCTGTAAATGCCACTTCAACATTGCTTAACAGTTCACCAGGAAATACTCAGATACAGTCTGCCTCAGAAGAAGGAAGTGTTAATCTTCCTGACTCTCCGTATATCTTTTCTCTTCTGGCTACTAGATACACTGATACTATGGGTGTCACTAAAGATTCCATGAGTACTAACCAATTTAGCATATCGAGCGAGGACCTTCAGACTTTGGAAACTACATCGAGCATCTCCACTGAtagtacaccagtggtacaagcTGAAGCAACCTTGACTTCGACAGTAGAAGACGAAAGTGACTCGAATAGCTCTGCCTGTGACCCTTCACTGGCACACTGCAGTAGCAACAAAACACCAGTTGCCGAGCTCGATGCTGTTGACCAACCTGAAGACAGTGTAGCAAATAATGAAAGTTTGCCGCAAGCTGTATTTAGTATGTTGGTAAGTTCTAATTCTAGTTCAGGAACTTCCGAAGATACTGTACTCTTGGATAATCTTTTAGACGTCACCACTCCGCCTGATGAAGATTATGGATTTTGGTACTGGTTTTGGACTTGGCTTTTCGGGTAA